The Syntrophales bacterium genome includes the window TGTAAATTAGAGCCTGGATAACTCATATCTTTTATATTGGCGGCTGCGTCGAGACGGTCAAGTATCGTTTCTAACCGTTCAGAATGTTTAGGCTGAATGCTTTTTTTGCTGCCGTCATAAAAGAACTTTTCAAGCCCCGGGTGCGAAAAGGATTTTATCATTACGAAGACATCTCTTTTTATACACATGCGTACTGCTGTAAACCACAAGAGAACTGTAACCCTTGAGGTAACATAGGTCAAGATGTTTTTTACCCTGCGAGTCACCGGTATTGCATACACATGGCGGAACTAAT containing:
- a CDS encoding type II toxin-antitoxin system RelE/ParE family toxin; translated protein: MIKSFSHPGLEKFFYDGSKKSIQPKHSERLETILDRLDAAANIKDMSYPGSNLHRLEPKKEDLWAVDVSGNWRITFVFKKGNAYKVKYEDYH